A single region of the Mycobacterium lentiflavum genome encodes:
- a CDS encoding acetyl/propionyl/methylcrotonyl-CoA carboxylase subunit alpha: MFDTVLVANRGEIAVRVIRTLRRLGIRSVAVYSDPDAEARHVQEADTAVRLGPAPARASYLDIEKVLDAAARTGAAAIHPGYGFLSENAQFAAACERAEVVFLGPPARAIEVMGDKITAKNAVAAFDVPVVPGVAKSGLTDDELVAAAAEVGYPVLIKPSAGGGGKGMRLVEDPARLPEALVGARREAASSFGDDTLFLERFVLRPRHIEVQVLADGHGNVVHLGERECSLQRRHQKVIEEAPSPLLDPQTRARIGTAACNTARSVDYIGAGTVEFIVSAEQPDEFFFMEMNTRLQVEHPVTEAVTGLDLVEWQLRVGAGEKLTFAQDDIELSGHAIEARVYAEDPGRGFLPTGGRVLDVFEPSGSGVRVDSSLLAGTVVGSDYDPMLSKVIAHGADRDEALAELDRALAQTTILGVQTNIEFLRFLLADERVRAGDLDTALLEERLPDFAPLPAPDDVLAAGGLYRQWVLTRRARDNVWAQPSGWRVGADAAPVRTAMRTPLRTETVSVSGLPSAATVQVGDGETCSASVEVERRSMSVTLDGLRRAYRWAEADRHLWIADERGTWHLREAEETKIHRASDARQAEILSPMPGSVIAVQVDSGAEVSEGDVVVVVEAMKMEHSLAAPVSGRVELLVSVGDQVTVDQVLARLVPDSEEKKD, from the coding sequence TTGTTCGACACCGTCTTAGTGGCCAACCGCGGCGAGATCGCCGTGCGGGTGATCCGTACCTTGCGCCGGCTCGGTATCCGGTCGGTGGCCGTCTACAGCGATCCCGATGCCGAGGCGCGGCATGTGCAAGAAGCCGACACGGCGGTGCGGCTGGGGCCGGCGCCGGCGCGCGCGAGCTACCTCGATATCGAAAAGGTGCTCGATGCGGCGGCCCGCACCGGCGCTGCGGCGATCCACCCGGGCTACGGATTCCTTTCCGAGAACGCTCAATTCGCGGCCGCGTGCGAGCGCGCTGAAGTGGTGTTCCTGGGCCCGCCGGCCCGTGCGATCGAGGTGATGGGCGACAAGATCACCGCCAAGAACGCGGTCGCCGCTTTCGACGTTCCGGTGGTGCCCGGGGTGGCGAAATCGGGACTGACCGACGACGAGCTCGTCGCCGCGGCTGCCGAGGTCGGTTACCCGGTGTTGATCAAGCCGTCGGCCGGCGGCGGAGGTAAGGGCATGCGGCTGGTCGAAGACCCGGCCCGGCTGCCCGAGGCGCTGGTCGGCGCGCGCCGGGAGGCCGCGTCGTCGTTCGGCGACGACACGCTCTTCCTGGAGCGATTCGTATTGCGGCCCAGGCATATCGAGGTACAGGTCCTTGCCGACGGCCACGGCAACGTGGTGCATCTCGGCGAGCGTGAATGCAGCCTGCAGCGGCGTCACCAGAAAGTCATCGAAGAGGCGCCGTCGCCGTTGCTCGACCCGCAGACCCGCGCGCGGATCGGGACCGCAGCCTGCAACACCGCCCGCAGCGTCGACTACATCGGCGCCGGCACGGTGGAGTTCATCGTCTCCGCCGAGCAACCCGACGAGTTTTTCTTCATGGAGATGAACACCCGCTTGCAGGTGGAGCACCCCGTCACCGAGGCGGTCACCGGCCTCGACCTCGTCGAGTGGCAGCTGCGGGTGGGCGCCGGCGAGAAGCTCACCTTCGCCCAGGACGACATCGAGCTGAGCGGGCACGCGATCGAGGCGCGGGTGTACGCCGAGGATCCGGGGCGGGGTTTTCTGCCCACCGGCGGCCGGGTGCTCGACGTCTTCGAACCCTCGGGTTCCGGTGTGCGAGTGGACTCTTCGTTGCTGGCGGGCACGGTGGTGGGTAGCGACTACGACCCGATGCTGAGCAAGGTGATCGCCCACGGCGCCGATCGCGACGAGGCGCTCGCCGAACTCGATCGGGCGCTGGCGCAGACGACGATTCTGGGCGTGCAGACCAACATCGAGTTCCTCCGTTTCCTGCTCGCCGACGAGCGCGTGCGAGCCGGCGACCTGGACACCGCACTGCTCGAGGAGCGGCTGCCGGACTTCGCGCCGCTGCCGGCGCCCGACGACGTGCTCGCGGCCGGGGGGCTGTACCGCCAGTGGGTGTTGACCCGCCGCGCCCGGGACAACGTGTGGGCGCAGCCCTCGGGTTGGCGCGTCGGCGCCGACGCCGCGCCGGTGCGAACCGCGATGCGCACGCCGCTGCGCACCGAGACGGTCTCGGTGTCCGGTTTGCCGAGTGCCGCCACCGTACAGGTAGGTGACGGTGAAACCTGTTCGGCAAGTGTGGAAGTCGAACGTCGCAGCATGAGCGTGACGCTGGACGGGCTGCGCCGCGCGTACCGGTGGGCTGAAGCGGATCGCCATCTGTGGATCGCCGACGAGCGCGGTACCTGGCACCTGCGCGAGGCCGAGGAAACCAAGATTCACCGCGCGTCCGACGCCAGGCAGGCCGAGATTCTCAGTCCGATGCCCGGCAGTGTGATCGCCGTGCAGGTCGACTCCGGCGCCGAGGTGTCCGAGGGCGACGTGGTCGTGGTCGTCGAGGCAATGAAGATGGAACACTCTTTGGCCGCACCGGTTTCGGGACGCGTCGAGCTGCTGGTGTCGGTCGGCGATCAGGTGACGGTTGACCAGGTGCTGGCCCGCCTGGTCCCAGACTCCGAAGAGAAGAAGGATTAG
- a CDS encoding carboxyl transferase domain-containing protein has product MTAKVAPSFADEHRRLVDELNAKLATAALGGNERARERHVSRGKLLPRERVDRLLDPGSPFLELTPLAANGMYDDESPGAGIITGIGRVSERECVIVANDATVKGGTYYPITVKKHLRAQEVALQNRLPCIYLVDSGGAFLPRQDEVFPDREHFGRIFYNQATMSAKEIPQVAAVLGSCTAGGAYVPAMSDEAVIVREQGTIFLGGPPLVKAATGEIVSAEDLGGGDLHSRVSGVTDHLADDDEHALRIVRAIAATFGPREPSPWEVLPTVEPNHAQTELYDVVPPDPRVPYDVHEVIVRLVDGSEFSEFKAKYGKTLVTGFARIHGHPVGIIANNGVLFSESALKGAHFIELCDKRKIPLVFLQNIAGFMVGRDYEAGGIAKHGAKMVTAVACARVPKLTVVIGGSYGAGNYSMCGRAYSPRFLWMWPNARISVMGGEQAASVLATVRGEQLGASGKPWTPDEEETFKAPIRAQYEDQGNPYYSTARLWDDGIIDPADTRTFVGLALSVCAQAPLEPVSYGVFRM; this is encoded by the coding sequence GTGACCGCAAAGGTCGCACCGTCGTTCGCCGATGAGCACCGCCGGCTCGTCGATGAGTTGAACGCCAAGCTGGCGACCGCGGCGTTGGGCGGTAATGAGCGTGCACGGGAGCGTCACGTCAGCCGCGGCAAGCTGCTGCCGCGCGAACGGGTGGACCGGCTGCTCGATCCCGGCAGCCCGTTTCTGGAGCTGACCCCGCTCGCCGCGAACGGGATGTACGACGACGAATCCCCCGGGGCTGGGATCATCACCGGCATCGGGCGGGTATCGGAGCGCGAGTGTGTGATCGTCGCGAACGACGCGACGGTCAAGGGCGGCACCTACTACCCGATCACGGTCAAGAAGCACCTGCGCGCTCAAGAAGTCGCGTTGCAGAATCGACTGCCGTGCATCTACCTGGTCGACTCCGGTGGCGCCTTCTTGCCCCGCCAAGACGAGGTGTTCCCCGACCGCGAGCATTTCGGGCGAATCTTCTACAACCAGGCGACGATGAGCGCCAAGGAAATCCCTCAGGTCGCCGCGGTGCTCGGCTCGTGCACGGCAGGCGGCGCCTATGTGCCGGCGATGAGCGACGAGGCGGTGATCGTCCGCGAGCAGGGCACGATCTTCCTCGGCGGCCCACCACTGGTGAAAGCCGCTACCGGAGAGATCGTTTCGGCTGAAGACCTCGGCGGCGGCGACCTGCACTCGCGCGTCTCCGGCGTCACCGACCATCTCGCCGACGACGACGAGCATGCGTTACGCATCGTGCGGGCGATCGCGGCCACGTTCGGTCCGCGCGAGCCCAGCCCGTGGGAGGTGCTGCCCACGGTCGAGCCCAACCATGCGCAGACCGAGCTCTACGACGTCGTCCCGCCGGATCCGCGGGTGCCTTACGACGTGCACGAGGTCATCGTGCGGCTGGTCGACGGCAGCGAATTCAGCGAGTTCAAGGCGAAATACGGCAAGACGCTGGTGACCGGATTCGCGCGCATCCATGGTCACCCGGTCGGGATCATCGCCAACAATGGCGTGCTGTTCAGCGAATCCGCGCTCAAGGGAGCGCATTTCATCGAGCTGTGCGACAAGCGCAAGATTCCGCTGGTGTTCCTGCAGAACATCGCGGGCTTCATGGTGGGCCGCGACTACGAGGCCGGCGGCATCGCCAAGCACGGCGCCAAGATGGTCACCGCGGTGGCGTGCGCCCGGGTGCCCAAACTGACCGTCGTGATCGGCGGATCCTACGGCGCGGGCAACTATTCGATGTGCGGGCGGGCGTACTCGCCCCGTTTTCTATGGATGTGGCCCAATGCCCGGATCTCGGTGATGGGTGGCGAGCAGGCGGCCTCCGTACTGGCCACGGTGCGCGGCGAACAGCTCGGCGCCTCGGGCAAACCGTGGACTCCCGACGAAGAAGAAACATTCAAGGCGCCGATCCGCGCCCAGTACGAGGACCAGGGCAACCCGTACTACTCCACGGCCCGGCTCTGGGACGATGGCATCATCGACCCGGCTGATACGAGAACTTTTGTCGGGCTTGCCCTTTCGGTGTGCGCCCAGGCGCCGCTGGAACCGGTCTCCTACGGCGTCTTCCGGATGTGA
- a CDS encoding SACE_7040 family transcriptional regulator: MTATTPDTPPGQSEPPNRRSQLKSDRRLQLLAAAERLFAERGFLAVRLEDIGAATGVSGPAIYRHFPNKESMLVELLVGISARLLAGAREVTARSTDAADALEGLIDFHLDFAFGEPDLIRIQDRDLAHLPTAAERQVRKAQRQYVEVWVGVLRELDPALAEADARLAAHAVFGLLNSTQHSIKAAEKPARGARSRAVMRAMTIAALGAGGQAG, encoded by the coding sequence ATGACAGCGACCACCCCGGACACCCCGCCCGGGCAATCCGAACCGCCAAACCGCCGCAGCCAGTTGAAATCCGACCGGCGACTGCAACTCCTGGCAGCCGCCGAACGGCTCTTCGCCGAGCGTGGATTTCTCGCGGTACGGCTCGAAGACATCGGCGCCGCCACCGGGGTGAGCGGCCCGGCCATCTACCGCCACTTCCCCAACAAGGAGTCGATGCTGGTCGAGTTGCTGGTCGGCATCAGTGCCCGGCTGCTCGCCGGGGCCCGCGAAGTGACCGCCCGCAGCACCGACGCGGCCGACGCGCTGGAAGGGCTGATCGATTTTCACCTCGACTTCGCATTCGGCGAGCCCGATCTGATCCGCATCCAGGACCGCGACCTGGCGCACCTGCCCACCGCCGCCGAGCGCCAGGTGCGCAAAGCGCAACGCCAGTATGTAGAGGTATGGGTCGGCGTGCTGCGCGAGCTGGACCCCGCGCTGGCCGAAGCCGATGCCCGGCTGGCGGCGCACGCGGTGTTCGGCTTGCTGAACTCGACGCAGCACAGCATCAAGGCAGCGGAGAAGCCGGCCCGTGGGGCCCGGTCGCGCGCCGTCATGCGGGCCATGACGATCGCCGCGCTGGGGGCCGGCGGCCAAGCCGGCTGA
- a CDS encoding MmpS family transport accessory protein codes for MNDPRRPDRFGPPQAGSEPTGPIGPRNAPLADPAYADQAPYAPAYGGYVPQWAPSVNETNTTRRLPAYWQQDQDQPPPGGVPPGGMPPPPPEGPRSPRWLLIGAGAAVLLVVALLIALILTNGALKTQTAVPPLPAMPTSSAQSPTPRTSARASPPPQTLLPVPPPSGSAGPAPTPGAMQNVVYTVSGEGRAISITYWDTGDVIQTEFNVSLPWTKQVSLSQSAAHPASVTIINIGHNVTCSVTVDGVQVRQHLGAGITVCDAAGR; via the coding sequence ATGAACGATCCACGTCGACCCGACCGGTTTGGTCCCCCTCAAGCGGGGTCCGAACCGACCGGGCCGATTGGCCCGCGGAATGCGCCGCTCGCTGATCCGGCCTACGCCGACCAAGCGCCGTATGCGCCTGCCTACGGCGGGTACGTGCCGCAGTGGGCGCCGAGCGTGAACGAGACCAACACGACCCGACGCCTGCCGGCGTACTGGCAGCAAGACCAGGACCAGCCGCCGCCGGGCGGGGTGCCGCCTGGGGGCATGCCTCCCCCGCCGCCGGAAGGTCCGAGATCGCCGCGCTGGTTGTTGATCGGCGCCGGCGCGGCGGTGCTGTTGGTGGTTGCGCTGTTGATCGCGCTGATCCTCACCAACGGCGCGCTGAAGACCCAGACCGCCGTGCCGCCGTTGCCGGCCATGCCCACATCGAGTGCGCAAAGCCCGACACCTCGCACGTCGGCCCGGGCATCACCGCCGCCGCAGACGCTGCTGCCGGTGCCGCCGCCCAGCGGATCGGCCGGTCCCGCGCCCACGCCGGGCGCGATGCAAAACGTCGTCTACACCGTCAGCGGCGAGGGCCGGGCGATCAGCATCACCTACTGGGACACCGGCGACGTGATCCAGACTGAGTTCAATGTCTCGTTGCCGTGGACCAAGCAGGTCAGCCTGTCACAGTCGGCTGCGCATCCGGCCAGCGTCACCATCATCAACATCGGCCACAACGTCACCTGCTCGGTGACGGTGGACGGCGTTCAGGTGCGCCAGCACCTCGGGGCCGGCATCACCGTCTGCGACGCCGCCGGACGCTAA
- a CDS encoding MFS transporter produces the protein MGQPEPGAGGVARSRVVAWALWDCGSTGLNAIVATFVFSVYLTSSVGAGLPGRTTPESWLGRAGALAGLTVALLAPLVGVWVESPHRRRVALSVLTGLAVTLTCSMFLIHDRPAYLWAGLVLLGATAACGDLASVPYNAMLRQLSTPQTAGRISGLGWASGYLGSVLLLLLIYTGFIAGSGSGPDAVRGLLRVPVADGLYVREAMLAAAAWLAVLGLPLLLVAHRMPDSGEVHQPTTMLGGYRKLWTEISAEWRRDRNLVYFLGASALFRDGLAAIFAFGAVLGVNVYGISQANVLIFGVAASIVAAVGAVAGGFVDHRIGSKPVIVGSLVAIVASALTMMVLSGPVAFWVCGLTLCLFIGPSQSSARALLLQMAHNGREGVAFGLYTMTGRAVAFVAPWLFSVFVDVFGAVRAGLGGISLVLIAGLVAMIAVRVPPRHTAVALPIEQT, from the coding sequence ATGGGTCAGCCGGAACCGGGGGCGGGCGGGGTCGCGCGATCTCGGGTGGTGGCGTGGGCGCTGTGGGACTGCGGGTCGACGGGTCTGAACGCGATCGTGGCGACCTTCGTCTTCTCCGTCTACCTGACCAGCAGCGTGGGAGCGGGGCTGCCCGGCAGGACCACACCGGAGAGTTGGCTGGGCCGCGCGGGGGCGCTCGCCGGATTGACGGTCGCACTGCTGGCGCCGCTGGTCGGCGTGTGGGTGGAGTCGCCGCATCGCCGGCGCGTGGCCCTGAGCGTGTTGACCGGCCTGGCGGTGACGCTGACCTGCTCGATGTTCCTGATCCACGACCGGCCCGCCTACCTGTGGGCCGGGCTGGTGCTGCTGGGCGCGACGGCGGCCTGCGGTGACCTGGCGAGCGTCCCGTACAACGCGATGCTGCGTCAGCTCTCGACCCCGCAGACGGCCGGCCGGATCTCCGGTTTGGGCTGGGCGTCGGGCTATCTCGGCAGCGTGCTGCTGCTGTTGCTGATCTACACCGGCTTCATCGCCGGCTCCGGCTCCGGACCCGACGCGGTGCGGGGGCTGCTGCGCGTGCCCGTGGCCGACGGGCTCTACGTCCGGGAGGCCATGCTGGCCGCCGCGGCCTGGCTGGCGGTATTGGGGCTGCCGCTGCTCCTTGTCGCGCACCGGATGCCCGACAGCGGGGAGGTGCACCAGCCGACGACCATGCTCGGCGGCTACCGCAAGCTGTGGACCGAGATCTCCGCGGAATGGCGCCGGGACCGCAACCTGGTCTACTTCCTGGGCGCCAGCGCGCTGTTCCGTGACGGGCTCGCGGCGATCTTCGCCTTCGGCGCCGTGCTGGGGGTCAACGTGTACGGCATCTCGCAGGCCAACGTGCTGATCTTCGGGGTGGCGGCCAGCATCGTCGCCGCCGTCGGCGCCGTCGCGGGGGGTTTTGTCGATCACCGGATCGGGTCCAAGCCGGTCATCGTCGGGTCGCTGGTGGCGATCGTCGCCTCGGCGCTGACCATGATGGTGCTCTCCGGTCCGGTGGCCTTCTGGGTGTGCGGGCTGACGCTGTGCCTGTTCATCGGGCCGTCGCAGTCCTCGGCGCGTGCCCTGTTGCTGCAGATGGCCCACAACGGCAGGGAAGGCGTGGCGTTCGGCCTGTACACGATGACGGGCCGGGCCGTCGCGTTCGTGGCGCCCTGGCTGTTCTCAGTGTTTGTCGACGTCTTCGGCGCGGTGCGCGCCGGGCTGGGCGGGATATCGCTGGTGCTGATCGCCGGGCTGGTCGCGATGATCGCGGTCCGGGTCCCGCCGCGTCACACCGCTGTGGCCCTACCGATCGAACAGACTTAG